A part of Gossypium hirsutum isolate 1008001.06 chromosome A07, Gossypium_hirsutum_v2.1, whole genome shotgun sequence genomic DNA contains:
- the LOC107956562 gene encoding eEF1A lysine and N-terminal methyltransferase-like: MKVYHGYLASSYHTAIISGFSLISSYLESVASSGNRVKAVVIGLGAGLLPMFLHGCMQSMQIEGVELDPVMLNLAKDYFGFTEDKRMKVSDCISVHF; encoded by the exons ATGAAGGTGTATCATGGTTATTTGGCCAGTTCTTATCATACAGCAATCATTTCTGGGTTTTCTCTGATTTCATCCTATTTGGAAAGTGTGGCATCATCAGGGAATAGG GTTAAAGCAGTTGTGATAGGTCTTGGTGCGGGCTTACTTCCTATGTTTCTTCATGGATGTATGCAATCTATGCAAATTGAG GGAGTGGAGCTAGATCCTGTTATGCTTAACCTTGCAAAAGACTATTTTGGTTTTACTGAAGATAAACGAATGAAGGTATCTGACTGTATCTCAGTGCATTTTTAG